The following proteins are encoded in a genomic region of Bacillus sp. FJAT-22090:
- the sigH gene encoding RNA polymerase sporulation sigma factor SigH codes for MEKIEHNLQQLDSLQDEELVEMVHQGNTEALDYLITKYRSFVRMKGRSYFLIGADKEDILQEGMIGLYKAIRDFKEEKLASFRAFAELCITRQIITAIKTATRQKHIPLNSYVSLDKPIYDEESDRTLMDMIAGSVIDDPEELIINREDYDYMEEKMAEILSELEQQVLALYLDGQSYQEISEELNRHVKSIDNALQRVKRKLERYMEIGSNYA; via the coding sequence TTGGAAAAGATCGAACATAATCTACAACAATTAGATAGTTTACAAGATGAGGAGCTTGTAGAGATGGTTCATCAAGGTAACACTGAAGCGCTTGATTATTTAATTACGAAATATCGTTCTTTCGTTCGAATGAAAGGCAGATCCTATTTTTTAATAGGAGCAGACAAGGAAGATATTCTTCAAGAAGGTATGATAGGATTATATAAAGCGATTCGTGATTTTAAAGAAGAAAAGCTAGCATCCTTTCGAGCTTTCGCAGAGTTATGTATTACTCGACAAATCATTACAGCGATAAAAACTGCTACACGTCAAAAACATATTCCACTTAATTCTTATGTTTCGCTGGACAAGCCAATCTATGATGAAGAATCGGATCGGACATTGATGGATATGATTGCCGGTTCGGTAATAGATGATCCGGAAGAATTGATAATCAATCGAGAAGACTATGATTATATGGAAGAGAAAATGGCAGAAATTTTAAGTGAACTGGAACAACAAGTTCTAGCGCTATACTTGGATGGGCAGTCTTATCAAGAAATATCAGAAGAACTAAATCGGCACGTAAAATCAATTGACAATGCACTCCAGCGAGTGAAACGTAAGCTAGAGAGATATATGGAGATTGGTAGTAATTATGCCTAA
- the rpmG gene encoding 50S ribosomal protein L33 codes for MTKKIVLSCEKCGNRNYSFPTSKESATRVELKKYCSHCNEHTLHKQTL; via the coding sequence ATGACAAAGAAAATTGTCTTGAGTTGTGAGAAATGTGGAAACCGAAATTATTCGTTTCCTACATCGAAAGAAAGTGCAACACGTGTAGAACTAAAAAAATATTGTTCGCACTGTAACGAGCATACACTTCATAAACAAACATTATGA
- the secE gene encoding preprotein translocase subunit SecE, protein MANVGGFFKNVMSEMRKVSWPKKKELTKYTMIVLATVVIMAVFFAVVDLGISELFRWYLDL, encoded by the coding sequence ATGGCTAATGTTGGAGGATTCTTTAAAAATGTAATGTCCGAAATGAGAAAAGTGAGCTGGCCAAAAAAGAAAGAGCTTACGAAATATACAATGATTGTACTTGCAACTGTTGTAATTATGGCTGTATTCTTTGCTGTAGTAGATTTAGGGATTTCAGAACTTTTCCGTTGGTATTTGGATTTATAA
- the nusG gene encoding transcription termination/antitermination protein NusG — protein MEKNWYVVHTYSGYENKVKANLEKRVETMGMQDKIFRVYIPEQEETDIKDGKKRVVTRKTFPGYVFVELIMTDDAWYVVRNTPGVTGFLGSSGGGTKPTPIAPEEVQSMLKQMGNTEGKVEIDIEIGELVEVLEGPFAHFQGKVETIDTAKGKVTVSVDMFGRETNMELDFDQLTKI, from the coding sequence ATGGAAAAAAATTGGTATGTCGTTCATACTTACTCTGGGTATGAAAATAAAGTAAAAGCAAACTTAGAAAAACGTGTAGAAACTATGGGGATGCAAGATAAAATTTTCCGAGTATACATCCCTGAACAGGAAGAAACAGATATTAAAGATGGAAAAAAACGTGTTGTAACGAGAAAAACTTTTCCTGGGTATGTATTCGTTGAACTTATTATGACGGATGATGCTTGGTATGTAGTTCGAAATACACCTGGTGTAACAGGATTCTTAGGTTCATCTGGCGGAGGGACAAAACCAACTCCTATAGCTCCTGAAGAAGTTCAATCTATGTTAAAACAAATGGGTAATACCGAAGGTAAAGTGGAAATTGATATTGAAATCGGTGAATTAGTAGAAGTGCTAGAAGGACCATTTGCTCATTTCCAAGGTAAAGTAGAAACAATCGATACTGCTAAAGGTAAAGTAACTGTTTCAGTTGATATGTTTGGTCGTGAAACTAATATGGAGTTAGACTTCGATCAATTAACAAAGATATAA
- the rplK gene encoding 50S ribosomal protein L11, protein MAKKVIKVVKLQIPAGKANPAPPVGPALGQAGVNIMGFCKEFNARTADQAGLIIPVEISVFEDRSFTFITKTPPAAVLLKVAAGIQSGSGQPNRVKVATVKRDKVREIAEQKMPDLNAASVEAAMLMVEGTARSMGITIED, encoded by the coding sequence GTGGCTAAAAAAGTGATTAAAGTTGTTAAATTACAAATTCCTGCTGGTAAAGCAAACCCAGCGCCACCGGTTGGTCCTGCATTAGGACAAGCGGGTGTTAATATCATGGGATTCTGTAAGGAGTTCAACGCACGTACTGCAGATCAAGCAGGTCTAATCATTCCGGTTGAAATTTCTGTATTTGAAGATCGTTCATTTACTTTCATTACAAAAACTCCGCCGGCAGCAGTGTTACTTAAAGTAGCAGCAGGTATTCAATCTGGATCAGGTCAACCAAACCGCGTAAAAGTGGCGACAGTGAAACGTGATAAAGTTCGCGAAATCGCAGAACAAAAAATGCCAGATTTAAATGCAGCATCTGTTGAAGCAGCTATGTTGATGGTTGAAGGTACTGCACGTAGCATGGGTATTACGATCGAAGACTAA